GTATTGACGCGCTATCTTGACCAGCTCGTCTATAGGTTTCATCCTTATATGCTCTGCGTTCATCCACCTCAGTTTTTCGGGATTGAATATGGCCGGATTCTTAACTAGCCTCTCGAGCGAGAAGCTCTGGATCAACTCTTCTTTTGTTAGTATTTCCTTGCCTTCGGGATGAGACCAACCGAGCAAAGCCAAAAAGTTCACGAGTGCTTCCGGCAAATAACCCCTGTTTCTGAACTCTTCAACCGACGTGGCACCGTGTCTTTTGCTCAGCTTACTACCATCCGGTCCAAGAATCATCGAGACGTGTCCAAAAACGGGAACGGGCCATCCCAAGGCTTCGTAGAGTGCTATCTGCTTTACGGTGTTGGAAAGATGGTCATCGCCTCGAAGTACGTGTGTGATTTTCATCAATCCGTCGTCAATCACGCATGCGTAGTTGTACGTCGGCATCCCGTTACTACGGAGCAACGCAAAATCGCCAACACTACCGGCTTTGAAATGTACCTCACCTTTCACAACATCGTGGATCACGTAATCCTTTCTGGGCATTGAGAAGTAGATAGCCGGCCTCAGACCTTTTTCCGCGTACTCACGCTTTCTTTCCTCGGTTGTGAAGGCTTCGAGCATCTCACGCGTATAATGCGGGGCTTTGCCTTCCGCAAGTAATTTTTCCCTAAGTGCTTCTATTTCCTCCGGATAGGCGTAAACTTCGTAGGCTTTACCTTCGTTGACGAGTTTTTGGGCGTATTCTTGGTAGATCTCCACCCGTTCGCTCTGCCTGTAGGGGCCGTAGGGACCTCCGATATCAGGACCCTCGTCCCAATCGAGTCCAAGCCACCTGAGTGCGGCTATCAACTGTTCTTCGTACACCCGTTCCGAACGCTCAAGGTCCGTATCCTCGATTCTCAAGATGAACTTACCACCCATCTTCCTCGCGAAAAGGTAATTGAACAGTGCGGTCCTGGCACCACCTACGTGAAGATAGCCTGTCGGACTCGGTGCGAATCGAACTCGAACCGTAATTTCGGACATGTCGAAACCTCCCTAACGCAATACTCATGGTCAAAAACAATTATAATCCGTTTGTACTTGAGTGCGCACGATACACTGAATACATTGAATACACTAAATGGGGGGTTGAGCCCCCCACTTCGATTTTTTAGCTCCACAATCAAACCAAAATCTAAAATCTGAGCTATCTACTGAACCAGCGAAGTGAACTGCGTAAGTTCACTCCTCGAGGGGTTCGAACATATCCTTGCTAACCCCACAGACCGGGCAGGTCCAATCGTCAGGTAGATTCTCAAAAGGAGTTCCCGGATTGATACCGTTGTCTGGATCTCCAACTTCTGGATCGTAAATGTAACCGCACACCGTGCACCTGTACTTCATACGAGCACCTCCATCGACAAGGTAAGAAGAACGGGTTCTTGGCCTTGATTATTATACCACATCCAAACATCGTGAGGCAAGTCGTAGGTTCCAAACCACCGAGAAGAAACGTTAAAGTATTCTCACCACGGTACTCTACCTGGAGCTGACCTACTTTCCAGCACTTTTTTTGCTAACTCCAGAACGAATGGTTCGTCTGAGAAAACGACTACACCCGATCTTGCAAACGTTTTCCTAACCTGGATTTCCCCTGGAGAAAGGTAAATTATCGCGTTGGATAGGACCTTTCGCCTCAGTTCATCGGCATCCAACATAGCTGACGACCAGTAGAGGATTTTTGGTGCGCCGTTGAGGAAGGTGTATCCCCCATCTTGAACCAAGATGAAGCTCGTGTTAAAACCGAGGTTCACCAACAAATCCGCTTTTGACCGATCTTCCACAATTGTCGGTAACGTTAACTTTCTATTGTTTAAAGCTCCTATCAGACCGGCATCGATCTTTCCCCTGCCATCGAGCACCGCAATAACTCCGGAACTTCCGAGTCCCTGACTGAGGTATTCGTAGACTTCCGCGGTGATAAAGGGTGATTTATGAACTCTGTAAAAGTGATCCGGATCATCTTGGCTAAGTGTGTCCAAAGGCCCTATCACGTAGTAGTAATATCCCATCGAGCGAACAACGTTACCCACATACCTCCCTACGTCAAACGCAAGTCCCAAGTTGCCAAGGCTTCCGAGTGTCAGAAGTGAAACATCCTTCAAGAACGACTCGAGAGGTTGTTCGCACACCAATTTACTTTTCGACATTGCGACGGAGGTATTCAGGGAGGTACTGAGGATAAAGCACACTAAAAGCGTAAAGAACGCCGTTCTCGTCGTTAGAGAGCGTAACAAAATCGGCAACCTCCTTGAGCTTTTCCACCGCGTTCTGAACAGCTACACGCGTTCCAGCCACTTCGAACATGAAGATATCATTTTCGTTATCGCCGAATACCGTCGTACAGCGAAGGTCGAAATTCAGTTTCTTTGCAAGGAAACTGAGAGCAATACCTTTATTCGCATCTGGTGGCACCATGTCAAGGAATATCGGAAAACTCTTGAAAACATTGGCACTCTCACCCACAAGTCCCTTCACTTCGGGTATCAGATTGTCGAGAACCTCAGCCGAAGCTATGGCAAGCATTTTTACGGGTGCTGGGAGTTTCTTCAGATCATCAACCACGACGTAAGGTATGTCCGCGTGCGTAGAGTACAACTTTACCTCCTCACTGTCCTTCTCCGAGTACAGTCCGTCGTCGACGTAACTCTGGATGTGTACCCCCTTCGATTTGAAGAAATCCACGATTTTGTCAGCGGTTTCTTTAGTGAGCGTTCGCTTAAAGACGATACCTTCACCGGGCACGTAGACAACAGCACCGTTGTAAGAAATGATCGGAAAATCTACGCGTCCCTCGAACACCCTGTCGAGCAACTTTTTGGCGGAGACGTGC
The sequence above is a segment of the Fervidobacterium thailandense genome. Coding sequences within it:
- the gltX gene encoding glutamate--tRNA ligase, with the protein product MSEITVRVRFAPSPTGYLHVGGARTALFNYLFARKMGGKFILRIEDTDLERSERVYEEQLIAALRWLGLDWDEGPDIGGPYGPYRQSERVEIYQEYAQKLVNEGKAYEVYAYPEEIEALREKLLAEGKAPHYTREMLEAFTTEERKREYAEKGLRPAIYFSMPRKDYVIHDVVKGEVHFKAGSVGDFALLRSNGMPTYNYACVIDDGLMKITHVLRGDDHLSNTVKQIALYEALGWPVPVFGHVSMILGPDGSKLSKRHGATSVEEFRNRGYLPEALVNFLALLGWSHPEGKEILTKEELIQSFSLERLVKNPAIFNPEKLRWMNAEHIRMKPIDELVKIARQYINWDVEEERLKKIILAVRDRIEELSELPELTRFFFERPENLPEQIPEAVETYTALLGELEKLEAWTKETIYAAFKNAMKSARLKGKEFYMNLRLILTGKTEGPELIDILEALGKDETTARIRKYIEREEVV
- the rd gene encoding rubredoxin, whose protein sequence is MKYRCTVCGYIYDPEVGDPDNGINPGTPFENLPDDWTCPVCGVSKDMFEPLEE
- a CDS encoding Cof-type HAD-IIB family hydrolase, with amino-acid sequence MANVGNRRTFVFDLDGTVLNSKNEFPEEVKELVLNILSNGDLVVFATGRMHVSAKKLLDRVFEGRVDFPIISYNGAVVYVPGEGIVFKRTLTKETADKIVDFFKSKGVHIQSYVDDGLYSEKDSEEVKLYSTHADIPYVVVDDLKKLPAPVKMLAIASAEVLDNLIPEVKGLVGESANVFKSFPIFLDMVPPDANKGIALSFLAKKLNFDLRCTTVFGDNENDIFMFEVAGTRVAVQNAVEKLKEVADFVTLSNDENGVLYAFSVLYPQYLPEYLRRNVEK